The following are encoded in a window of Pseudomonadota bacterium genomic DNA:
- a CDS encoding S41 family peptidase, with amino-acid sequence MPRFFVLIFGFIALQSSVYVIADDGSPTTDQPQIDWLEALPVEQVREDLEVMYQGLQNGHANLYAQRSPAEYFRFYESMRDAITRPMSRRDVQIAFARFAAFGKVAHANVGFPNDAFEQFRNQGGRTFPFYLRIVDGVVFVSENLSGHTDIQTGDVVTALNGRPMSEWLDRVADHISADSPYIAHSLLEFTFARDLWAVLGEVDTFDLDLERNGDAFRVEVKATRRDQQRAAAVDLTETFSLSGNERKFQMLDERLGYLRPGPFYNVENPSELWDNTAFVAFINQAFEQLLSQQAESLIIDLRQNPGGDNSFSDPMLAWIADEPFRFCSLFLIRSSDEAAASNAKRLDASGNLSGVSAQFAKEYDRVPRGHLFPFDIPFAEPRKGERFDGKVYVLINRHSYSNAVNVAAMVQDYGMGTIVGEKTSDLATTYGAMEQFSLPNTGISVSFPKAHIVRPSGDTQPDGVTPDWAIPSPVTSTQTDTVLDQLIERLQSN; translated from the coding sequence ATGCCTCGCTTTTTTGTGCTCATTTTCGGTTTCATCGCACTGCAATCAAGTGTTTATGTGATCGCTGACGACGGCTCGCCGACCACCGACCAGCCCCAGATCGACTGGCTTGAAGCACTCCCGGTCGAGCAAGTACGCGAAGACCTAGAGGTGATGTATCAAGGACTGCAGAACGGCCATGCGAACCTGTACGCACAGCGCAGCCCGGCCGAGTATTTTCGCTTCTATGAGTCGATGCGCGACGCCATTACCCGGCCAATGTCCCGCCGCGATGTTCAGATTGCCTTTGCGCGGTTTGCCGCGTTTGGCAAAGTCGCCCATGCCAATGTGGGGTTTCCCAACGACGCGTTTGAGCAGTTCAGGAATCAAGGCGGACGCACGTTTCCCTTTTATCTGCGTATTGTTGATGGCGTGGTTTTCGTGTCCGAAAATCTGTCTGGTCACACCGACATTCAAACCGGCGACGTTGTGACAGCACTGAACGGCAGGCCGATGAGCGAGTGGTTGGATCGGGTAGCGGATCATATCTCCGCCGACTCACCGTACATCGCGCACTCGCTGCTTGAGTTTACGTTTGCCCGAGATCTGTGGGCGGTATTGGGTGAGGTTGACACATTCGATCTTGATCTTGAACGAAACGGCGATGCGTTTCGTGTTGAGGTTAAGGCGACCCGACGTGATCAGCAGCGAGCGGCCGCCGTCGACTTAACTGAAACGTTTAGCCTGAGCGGCAACGAGCGCAAGTTTCAAATGTTGGATGAACGCCTTGGCTACTTGCGTCCCGGGCCATTTTACAATGTGGAGAACCCATCCGAGTTGTGGGACAACACGGCGTTTGTTGCGTTTATTAACCAGGCCTTTGAGCAGTTGCTATCGCAACAGGCCGAGTCATTAATTATCGACCTGCGCCAGAACCCAGGTGGTGATAATTCGTTTAGCGACCCCATGCTGGCATGGATAGCGGACGAACCCTTCCGGTTTTGCTCTTTGTTTCTGATTCGCTCAAGCGACGAAGCAGCGGCGTCCAACGCCAAGCGCCTCGATGCCAGTGGCAACCTCAGCGGCGTGTCAGCGCAGTTTGCCAAAGAGTACGATCGCGTGCCGCGGGGGCACCTGTTCCCGTTTGATATTCCGTTTGCCGAGCCACGTAAAGGCGAGCGCTTTGACGGAAAGGTCTACGTGCTGATAAACCGCCACAGCTACTCCAACGCCGTCAACGTGGCCGCGATGGTTCAAGATTACGGCATGGGCACCATTGTTGGTGAGAAGACCTCGGATCTGGCGACAACCTACGGCGCCATGGAACAGTTTAGCCTGCCAAATACCGGTATCAGCGTGTCGTTTCCCAAGGCGCACATTGTGAGACCTTCAGGTGATACCCAGCCTGATGGTGTCACGCCCGATTGGGCAATTCCGTCGCCTGTGACATCCACTCAGACCGATACTGTTCTTGATCAACTGATCGAACGACTGCAAAGCAATTGA
- a CDS encoding tetratricopeptide repeat protein gives MTSSSHSALVSEAKPFRLGPWRVEPESGRLSKEDQAITLEPQLMALLTFLAETPDKVRSREALERALWTNMVVGEDTVARAVSRLRRALGDSARSPEFIETLPKRGYRLIAAVSPDVDDPAPLERHKRLWPRRLLTLAAIGVLATYVAFSSPYFSQPAPPDALSQDVARANDLYMRFTRADNEAAIGLYERVLSIEPKHADAQAGLANALVQRVIRYPRDTTRTGASSLAEALDQGLTQQPDSVAVLERAAAMAERAVRLAPKDPDAVKALAFVYTAQGDLDRAISLYQNVLDLDNKAWAALINLGEIANIRNEPKQAIAYFEQAWEAMTQAYAYEPQRVGPWKVALGVVIGESYEALKQSVDAELWYRQVLAEAPFEPEATVRLAKLLAVRGAKGEARTLCRNLIERLGDFPACAFQ, from the coding sequence ATGACTTCGTCTTCTCATTCTGCCCTTGTTTCCGAGGCAAAGCCGTTTCGTTTAGGCCCCTGGCGGGTGGAGCCTGAGAGTGGCCGATTGTCAAAAGAGGATCAAGCGATCACGCTTGAACCACAGCTCATGGCACTTCTGACCTTTCTGGCCGAAACACCCGACAAAGTGCGATCGCGAGAGGCGCTTGAGCGCGCTCTGTGGACCAACATGGTTGTGGGCGAAGACACGGTTGCACGAGCCGTATCGAGGCTGCGCCGGGCGCTGGGTGATTCAGCCCGGTCGCCTGAGTTTATTGAAACATTGCCTAAACGCGGCTACCGGCTGATTGCCGCGGTATCGCCCGACGTCGATGACCCGGCCCCACTCGAGCGACACAAACGGTTATGGCCACGCCGCCTTTTGACTTTGGCCGCGATCGGGGTGCTCGCCACTTACGTCGCGTTTAGCTCGCCATATTTTTCACAACCGGCACCGCCCGACGCCCTGTCGCAAGACGTCGCGCGGGCCAATGATTTATACATGCGCTTTACGCGCGCCGATAACGAGGCGGCGATCGGACTATACGAGCGTGTGCTATCCATAGAACCCAAACACGCGGATGCCCAGGCGGGTCTTGCCAACGCGCTGGTCCAGCGGGTTATCCGTTATCCGCGCGATACCACGCGTACGGGCGCAAGCTCTCTCGCCGAAGCCCTGGACCAAGGACTCACTCAGCAGCCCGATTCCGTTGCCGTACTCGAACGCGCGGCCGCCATGGCCGAGCGAGCCGTGCGTCTGGCGCCTAAAGACCCCGATGCGGTAAAGGCGCTCGCGTTTGTGTATACCGCCCAGGGAGATCTGGATCGGGCGATCAGTTTGTATCAGAACGTGCTTGATCTGGATAACAAGGCCTGGGCGGCGCTGATCAATCTTGGCGAGATTGCGAACATTCGCAACGAGCCCAAACAGGCGATCGCGTATTTCGAGCAGGCTTGGGAAGCGATGACCCAGGCCTACGCTTACGAACCCCAGCGAGTGGGTCCATGGAAGGTCGCGCTTGGCGTTGTGATCGGCGAATCGTATGAAGCGCTTAAACAATCGGTCGATGCGGAGCTGTGGTACCGCCAGGTTCTCGCCGAGGCGCCCTTTGAGCCCGAAGCCACTGTGCGCTTGGCTAAGCTGCTTGCCGTGCGCGGTGCCAAGGGCGAAGCTCGAACCCTATGTCGAAACTTGATCGAGCGACTGGGCGATTTTCCAGCCTGCGCGTTTCAGTAG